The Hypnocyclicus thermotrophus nucleotide sequence AATATTGATAATATTTTAAATTTTGAAAAAGATTATAAAGATGCAAAAGTAATAAAATTAGAAAGGAATTATCGATCTACAGAAATAATATTAGAAGCTGCAAATTCAGTAATAAAAAATAATACTACTTCAAAAGGTAAAAAACTTTGGACAGATAAAAAAAGTAAGGATTTAATAACTGTATATGAAGCTAAAAATGGTATTGATGAAGCGTATTTTGTGGCACATAATATTATAAAAAACGTAGATAATGGTAGAAATTATAGAGAGTTTACTATTTTATATAGAACAAATGCACAATCCCGTATATTTGAAGAAGTTTTTTTAAAACATAATTTACCATATAAAATATTTGGTGGAATGCAATTTTATCAAAGAAAAGAGATAAAAGATATATTAGCATATTTAAATGTTATAAATAATCCAAATGATGATGTTAGTTTACTTAGAATAATAAATGTGCCAAATAGAAAAATAGGTGCAAGAACAATTGAAAAAATAAGAGATATTCAATATAAAAAAGGAATTAGTTTATTTGAAACTTTAAAATATATAGAAGAAGCTACAAGTGTGAGAAGTAATACGAAAAATTCTATAATTGAGTTATATAATTTCTTTAAAACACTTATAGAAGAAAAAGAATTTTTATCAGTTACAGAAATATTTGATGAAGTAATAGAAAAAACTAGATATTTAGACAGCTTGGAAGAAGAAGTTAGAGTAGAAAATGTACTCGAGTTAAAAAATTCTATAATAGAACAAGAAACTAGAGAAAATAATATACAACTTAGTGAATATTTAGAAAATATATCTCTAGTAAGTACAACTGATAATTTGGAAGAAAATCAAGATTATATAAAGCTTATGACTATTCATAATTCTAAAGGGCTCGAATTTCCAGTAGTTTATTTAGTTGGAATGGAAGAAGATATTTTTCCTGGTAAAAAGGTTGAATTTGATGATAAAGAACTTGAAGAGGAAAGACGACTTTGTTATGTTGCAATAACTAGAGCGGAAGAAAAACTTGTAATAACATATGCAAATGAAAGAAATATTTATGGAAGAATAGATAGCTTTAGAGATAAATCAAGATTTTTAGATGAAATACCAATGAACTTGTTAAAATATATAAATAGAAAAGAAGAAAAAACTATTATTAAAAAGGAAAAATCTAAAAAAATAGAAAATTTTAATCCATTTTCATTAAAAAACAAAGGGTTATTTAATGTTGGTGATAAAATATATCATAATAAATTTGGAAATGGAATAATTAAAAATATTGAAGAAAATAAAAGATTGATAATTAAATTTAAATACGAAGAAAAAAAAATAGCCATTGCCGTAGCTGAAAAAGTACTAAAAAAAATATAGTGTTATTTTAGGAAGGAATTTTTATGAAAAGAAAAACGATATCTAAAAATCTGAAATATAAGGGAATAGGGTTGCATAAA carries:
- a CDS encoding ATP-dependent helicase, giving the protein MSILDNLNENQRKAAEIIEGPLLILAGAGSGKTRTLTYRIAHMIKEKNIEPYFILAVTFTNKAAKEMKERVESLVGIEGEKVMISTFHSFGVRLLRMYAKYIGYDSNFGIYDSDDQLSIVKRILKEIGREINLTPNKIVSIISKAKEDGITPEEFEEKRVFFHDYKTIAEVYKRYQKELLKNNSMDFSDLLIYTNKLLDIEEVKEKLQNRYKYIMVDEYQDTNDIQYQIVTKIALKYRNLCVVGDEDQSIYGFRGANIDNILNFEKDYKDAKVIKLERNYRSTEIILEAANSVIKNNTTSKGKKLWTDKKSKDLITVYEAKNGIDEAYFVAHNIIKNVDNGRNYREFTILYRTNAQSRIFEEVFLKHNLPYKIFGGMQFYQRKEIKDILAYLNVINNPNDDVSLLRIINVPNRKIGARTIEKIRDIQYKKGISLFETLKYIEEATSVRSNTKNSIIELYNFFKTLIEEKEFLSVTEIFDEVIEKTRYLDSLEEEVRVENVLELKNSIIEQETRENNIQLSEYLENISLVSTTDNLEENQDYIKLMTIHNSKGLEFPVVYLVGMEEDIFPGKKVEFDDKELEEERRLCYVAITRAEEKLVITYANERNIYGRIDSFRDKSRFLDEIPMNLLKYINRKEEKTIIKKEKSKKIENFNPFSLKNKGLFNVGDKIYHNKFGNGIIKNIEENKRLIIKFKYEEKKIAIAVAEKVLKKI